From Streptomyces asiaticus, one genomic window encodes:
- a CDS encoding phosphatidylserine decarboxylase, with protein sequence MPHSQSSAQRGRVRLARGASPWLLPTVATAAVSLARSRRSGRWAAVAVPATALAAGMLWFFRDPEREITQGRVISPADGVVQSIMPWKDGRTRVAIFMSPLNVHVNRAPLAGTVTSVEHIPGGFVPAFNKESENNERVVWHFDTELGDIEMVQIAGAVARRIVPYVPQGTKVEQGERIGLIRFGSRVDVYLPEGVDVAVEVGQATTAGVTRLDRD encoded by the coding sequence ATGCCCCACAGCCAATCCTCTGCACAACGCGGCCGCGTCCGCCTCGCGCGCGGAGCGTCGCCGTGGCTCCTCCCGACCGTCGCCACCGCGGCGGTCAGTCTTGCTCGGTCCCGCCGCTCCGGACGCTGGGCGGCGGTCGCCGTGCCCGCCACCGCGCTCGCGGCGGGCATGCTGTGGTTCTTCCGCGACCCCGAGAGAGAGATCACGCAGGGCCGTGTGATCTCCCCGGCCGACGGCGTGGTGCAGAGCATCATGCCGTGGAAGGACGGGCGCACCCGCGTCGCCATCTTCATGAGCCCGCTCAACGTCCACGTCAACCGCGCTCCGCTGGCCGGTACGGTGACCTCCGTGGAGCACATCCCCGGCGGCTTCGTTCCCGCGTTCAACAAGGAGAGCGAGAACAACGAGCGGGTCGTCTGGCACTTCGACACCGAGCTCGGCGACATCGAGATGGTCCAGATCGCGGGCGCCGTCGCCCGGCGTATCGTGCCGTATGTGCCACAGGGCACGAAGGTCGAACAGGGTGAGCGGATCGGTCTCATCCGCTTCGGCTCGCGGGTCGACGTATACCTCCCCGAGGGTGTCGACGTCGCGGTCGAGGTCGGCCAGGCCACCACCGCGGGGGTGACTCGCCTTGACCGTGATTGA
- the pssA gene encoding CDP-diacylglycerol--serine O-phosphatidyltransferase has protein sequence MTVIDPDTQAAWVPEAEVDAADVDETDDMPLSTRLSIADTLTLGNATCGFLAVYFTTTGVLIPHLTGSEDGGMTRHSAASAVMLMLLASVFDLFDGLVARKLRSSAMGAELDNLSDLISFGLAPAYFVLVWGMVSDDAYQRVSVVGAIVVLLAVVLRLARFSCVTLRDGVFQGMPSPFGALTVVSVVLLGLPFVPTLLAIVGVAWLMVSRVEYPKPRGRLAVAMLGWIVTSMALLAAWAFEAPGGELLLQSACALQVVMGAVIPLFATARRVNAFRDNRREARAAQLP, from the coding sequence TTGACCGTGATTGATCCCGATACACAGGCCGCCTGGGTCCCCGAAGCCGAGGTGGACGCGGCGGACGTCGACGAAACGGACGACATGCCGCTGTCGACGCGACTGTCGATAGCCGACACGCTGACCCTGGGCAACGCCACGTGTGGCTTCCTGGCGGTCTACTTCACCACCACCGGCGTCCTCATCCCGCACCTCACGGGCAGCGAGGACGGCGGGATGACCCGGCACAGCGCCGCCTCCGCGGTGATGCTGATGCTGCTCGCCTCCGTCTTCGACCTCTTCGACGGGCTCGTCGCGCGGAAGCTGCGCAGCTCGGCGATGGGCGCGGAGCTGGACAACCTCTCCGACCTGATCAGCTTCGGGCTGGCCCCCGCGTACTTCGTCCTCGTCTGGGGGATGGTGTCCGACGACGCCTACCAGCGGGTCTCGGTGGTGGGCGCGATCGTGGTGCTGCTGGCGGTGGTGCTGCGGCTTGCGCGATTCTCCTGCGTGACGCTGCGTGACGGCGTCTTCCAGGGCATGCCGAGTCCCTTCGGCGCCCTGACGGTCGTCTCGGTGGTCCTGCTCGGCCTGCCGTTCGTGCCGACGCTGCTCGCGATCGTGGGCGTCGCGTGGCTGATGGTGAGCCGGGTGGAGTACCCCAAGCCGCGCGGCCGGCTCGCGGTGGCCATGCTCGGCTGGATCGTCACCAGCATGGCCCTGCTGGCCGCCTGGGCCTTCGAGGCCCCCGGCGGTGAGCTCCTCCTCCAGTCGGCCTGCGCCCTTCAGGTCGTCATGGGCGCGGTGATCCCCCTCTTCGCCACGGCGCGACGGGTGAACGCGTTCCGCGACAACCGCCGCGAGGCGAGGGCAGCCCAGCTGCCGTAG
- a CDS encoding methylated-DNA--[protein]-cysteine S-methyltransferase — protein MNRTHTTIDSPYGPLTLVATGTDLSGLYMVAQRHRPFEETFGAPGDPADTPFAETIHQLTAYFAGELTEFDLPLHLDGTPFQRRVWAELRAIPYGETWSYGQLADRIGRPTASRAVGLANGKNPVGIIVPCHRVVGSSGSLTGYGGGLDRKRRLLEFESRQERQELPGLF, from the coding sequence ATGAACCGCACCCACACCACCATCGACAGCCCCTACGGCCCCCTCACCCTCGTGGCCACCGGCACCGACCTCTCCGGGCTCTACATGGTCGCGCAGCGCCACCGCCCATTCGAGGAAACCTTCGGCGCCCCCGGCGACCCGGCCGACACTCCCTTCGCCGAGACCATCCACCAGCTCACGGCCTACTTCGCGGGCGAGCTGACCGAGTTCGACCTGCCGCTGCACCTGGACGGCACGCCCTTCCAGCGCCGCGTCTGGGCCGAGCTGCGGGCCATCCCGTACGGCGAGACCTGGTCGTACGGCCAGTTGGCCGACCGCATCGGCCGGCCCACCGCCTCCCGCGCGGTGGGCCTGGCCAACGGCAAGAACCCGGTCGGCATCATCGTCCCCTGCCACCGCGTCGTCGGCTCGTCCGGCAGCCTCACCGGCTACGGCGGCGGCCTGGACCGCAAGCGGCGGCTGCTGGAGTTCGAGTCGCGACAAGAGCGGCAAGAACTGCCCGGCCTCTTCTGA
- a CDS encoding MaoC family dehydratase encodes MQFGRTYEEFTVGDVYRHWPGKTVTEYDDHLFCLLTMNHHPLHMDSNYAEKTTDFGKNVVVGNYIYSLLLGMSVPDVSGKAIANLEVESLRHVAPTFHGDTIYGETEVLDKTPSKSKTDRGIVHVETKGYKQDGTLVCVFRRKVMVPTATYIKERGRGHLPGGSPGGEQPGRPELGGQ; translated from the coding sequence ATGCAGTTCGGCCGTACCTATGAGGAGTTCACGGTGGGCGACGTCTACCGGCATTGGCCGGGGAAGACGGTCACCGAGTACGACGACCACCTCTTCTGTCTGCTCACCATGAACCACCACCCGCTGCACATGGACAGCAACTACGCCGAGAAGACGACCGATTTCGGCAAGAACGTGGTGGTCGGCAACTACATCTACTCCCTGCTGCTGGGCATGTCCGTTCCCGATGTCTCCGGAAAGGCCATCGCCAATCTGGAGGTCGAGTCACTGCGGCATGTGGCGCCCACCTTCCACGGAGACACCATCTACGGCGAGACCGAGGTCCTGGACAAGACGCCGTCGAAGTCCAAAACAGACCGCGGCATCGTGCATGTGGAGACCAAGGGCTACAAGCAGGACGGCACCTTGGTCTGTGTCTTCCGGCGCAAGGTGATGGTGCCGACCGCCACATACATCAAGGAGCGGGGCAGGGGGCACCTCCCGGGCGGTAGCCCAGGGGGAGAGCAGCCGGGCCGCCCGGAGCTGGGAGGGCAGTGA
- a CDS encoding acyl-CoA dehydrogenase family protein, with translation MSRLAQTEGLTDIQREILSTVRDFVDKEILPVATELEHRDEYPTAIVEGLKELGVFGLMIPEEYGGLGESLLTYALCVEEIARGWMSVSGIINTHFIVAYMLKQHGTEEQKEYFLPKMALGEIRGAFSMSEPGLGSDVSAITSKAVPDGDDYVLTGQKMWLTNGGSSTLVAVLCRTGEAKEGVAPHKAMTTFLVEKEPGFGEVRPGLTIPGKIEKMGYKGVDTTELIMDGLRIPADRVLGGAPNRGFYQMMDGVEVGRVNVAARGCGVARRAFELGVAYAQQRHTFGKPIAQHQAIQFKLAEMGTKVEAAHAMMVNAARKKDSGARNDLEAGMAKYLASEYCKEVVEDAFRIHGGYGFSKEYEIERLYREAPMLLIGEGTAEIQKMIIGRRLLEEYRTQD, from the coding sequence ATGAGCCGCCTCGCGCAGACGGAGGGCCTGACCGACATCCAGCGGGAGATCCTCTCCACGGTCAGGGATTTTGTCGACAAGGAGATCCTGCCGGTCGCGACCGAGCTGGAACATCGCGATGAATATCCGACGGCGATCGTCGAAGGGCTGAAGGAGCTCGGCGTCTTCGGGCTGATGATCCCGGAGGAATACGGCGGTCTGGGTGAGTCACTGCTCACCTACGCACTGTGCGTGGAGGAGATCGCCCGCGGCTGGATGAGCGTCTCGGGCATCATCAACACCCACTTCATCGTGGCGTACATGCTCAAGCAGCACGGCACCGAGGAACAGAAGGAGTATTTCCTTCCCAAGATGGCGCTGGGCGAGATCCGGGGCGCCTTCTCGATGTCGGAGCCGGGTCTGGGCTCGGACGTGTCGGCCATCACCAGCAAGGCGGTGCCGGACGGCGACGACTACGTCCTGACCGGACAGAAGATGTGGCTGACCAACGGCGGCAGCTCCACCCTGGTGGCGGTCCTGTGCCGGACCGGCGAGGCCAAGGAGGGGGTCGCGCCGCACAAGGCGATGACCACCTTCCTGGTCGAGAAGGAGCCCGGCTTCGGCGAGGTCCGGCCCGGTCTGACCATCCCCGGCAAGATCGAGAAGATGGGCTACAAGGGGGTCGACACCACCGAGCTCATCATGGACGGACTGCGCATTCCGGCCGATCGGGTGCTCGGCGGGGCGCCGAACCGAGGTTTTTACCAAATGATGGACGGAGTCGAGGTCGGCCGGGTGAATGTCGCCGCCCGCGGCTGTGGTGTGGCGCGACGCGCTTTCGAGCTGGGCGTTGCATACGCACAGCAGCGGCATACCTTCGGTAAGCCGATCGCCCAGCACCAGGCCATCCAGTTCAAACTGGCCGAAATGGGAACAAAGGTCGAGGCGGCGCATGCGATGATGGTCAATGCGGCCCGGAAGAAGGATTCGGGCGCGCGCAACGACCTCGAGGCGGGAATGGCGAAGTACCTGGCGTCCGAGTACTGCAAAGAGGTCGTGGAGGACGCCTTCCGCATCCACGGCGGGTACGGCTTCTCCAAGGAATACGAGATCGAGCGGCTCTACCGAGAGGCACCGATGCTTCTCATCGGCGAAGGGACCGCTGAGATTCAGAAAATGATTATTGGACGGAGGCTTCTGGAGGAATACCGAACCCAAGACTGA
- a CDS encoding Gfo/Idh/MocA family protein codes for MNSTAASAPVRVGLVGLSARGGWAPQSHLPALSRLKGYELRALSASSAESARAAGEKYRVPLAFGSTAELVASDEVDLVVVSVRVPLHREVILAALGAGKAVLCEWPLGNGLAEAEELAAAAAKAGVRTFAGLQARSAPVVRQVRDLVTDRYVGEVLSTSLVASGRRWGATFEPGGAYLLDRENGGTMLTIPFGHTVDAVAQVLGEFTEVSSTLATRRPVVHEEGTGRAAAMTVHDQVAVSGRLASGAVASLHFRAGLSRGTNFHWEINGTEGDLVVTGDHGHLQQDALTVHGARGTAAALAEIPLPARYLDVPELAGLWRSPAYNVGAQYAQIHADLTQGTALAPDFTHAARRQRLLDAIERSGDSGTRIRL; via the coding sequence ATGAACTCGACCGCCGCTTCCGCCCCTGTCCGCGTTGGCCTTGTCGGCCTCTCCGCCCGCGGCGGCTGGGCTCCCCAGTCGCACCTGCCCGCCCTCTCCCGCCTCAAGGGGTACGAGCTGCGCGCCCTTTCGGCCTCGAGCGCCGAGTCCGCCCGAGCGGCGGGCGAGAAGTACAGGGTGCCGCTCGCCTTCGGTAGCACCGCGGAACTTGTGGCGAGCGACGAGGTGGACCTAGTGGTCGTCAGCGTCCGGGTGCCGCTGCACCGCGAGGTGATCCTCGCGGCACTCGGCGCGGGCAAGGCGGTGCTCTGCGAGTGGCCGCTGGGCAACGGGCTCGCCGAGGCAGAGGAGCTCGCGGCCGCCGCGGCGAAGGCCGGAGTGCGGACGTTCGCCGGGCTTCAGGCCCGCTCGGCGCCCGTGGTGCGGCAGGTGCGGGACCTGGTCACCGACAGGTACGTGGGCGAGGTCCTCTCCACCAGCCTGGTGGCGTCGGGGCGCCGGTGGGGCGCCACCTTCGAGCCGGGCGGCGCGTACCTCCTGGACCGCGAGAACGGCGGCACCATGCTGACGATCCCCTTCGGGCACACCGTCGACGCCGTAGCCCAGGTGCTTGGCGAGTTCACTGAGGTCTCCTCGACGCTCGCGACCCGGCGGCCCGTGGTGCACGAGGAGGGCACGGGCCGCGCGGCCGCGATGACCGTGCACGACCAGGTCGCGGTGAGCGGCCGCCTTGCATCGGGCGCGGTCGCCTCGCTGCACTTCCGCGCCGGGCTCTCCCGGGGCACGAACTTCCACTGGGAGATCAACGGCACCGAGGGGGACCTCGTCGTCACGGGCGACCACGGCCACCTTCAGCAGGACGCGCTCACCGTCCACGGCGCCCGGGGCACAGCCGCTGCCCTCGCCGAAATCCCGCTGCCCGCCCGCTACTTGGACGTACCGGAACTTGCCGGTCTGTGGAGGAGCCCCGCCTACAACGTGGGCGCCCAGTACGCCCAGATCCACGCTGACCTGACCCAGGGCACGGCGCTTGCCCCGGACTTCACGCACGCGGCGCGGCGGCAGCGGCTGCTTGACGCGATCGAGCGGTCGGGGGATTCGGGGACGCGGATCCGCCTCTAA
- a CDS encoding ADP-ribosylglycohydrolase family protein, producing the protein MALSGSALADRILGGWLGRIAGNMLGKPVENGEHWTRDRIDRYLRRADALPLTDYLPALEPPPDPVEFELRPEWQSCVRGRIHGSCRDDDVDYSVLGLHLLETHGPCFSTEQVGEVWLLRLPYLQTFTAERVAYRNLTAGVKPPLSATLDNPYQEWIGALIRADIHGWVNPGDPRRAAAMARRDAVLSHTGNGVYGAMWAAALIAAAFTADGPRAAVDSALDRIPPRCRLARTVRRIASLHDAGVAWADALAQLERETAGLPWIHVIPNAAVLTAGLLYGAGDFTTTIALTVRGGLDTDSNGATAGSVAGVLCGAAAIPPQWTEPLEDRVRSAVFGFDGARISDLAARTHRLAVARERRWDGHPSGPGGG; encoded by the coding sequence ATGGCCCTCAGCGGGAGCGCACTCGCGGACCGGATCCTCGGCGGCTGGCTCGGCCGGATCGCCGGGAACATGCTCGGCAAACCCGTCGAGAACGGTGAGCACTGGACCCGCGACCGCATCGACCGGTATCTCCGCCGCGCCGACGCCCTCCCGCTGACCGACTACCTCCCCGCGCTGGAGCCGCCGCCCGACCCGGTGGAGTTCGAGCTGCGCCCCGAATGGCAGAGCTGCGTGCGCGGCCGGATCCACGGCAGCTGCCGCGACGACGACGTGGACTACTCCGTCCTCGGCCTGCACCTGCTGGAGACCCACGGCCCCTGCTTCAGCACCGAGCAGGTCGGCGAGGTGTGGCTGCTGCGGCTGCCGTATCTGCAGACCTTCACCGCCGAGCGGGTCGCCTACCGCAATCTCACGGCCGGGGTGAAGCCGCCGCTCAGCGCGACCCTCGACAACCCCTACCAGGAGTGGATCGGCGCCCTGATCCGCGCCGATATCCACGGCTGGGTCAACCCCGGCGATCCGCGGCGGGCCGCCGCGATGGCCCGCCGCGACGCCGTCCTCTCCCACACGGGCAACGGGGTGTACGGGGCGATGTGGGCGGCCGCGCTGATCGCGGCCGCGTTCACGGCGGACGGTCCGCGCGCCGCCGTCGACAGCGCCCTGGACCGGATCCCGCCGCGCTGCCGGCTGGCCCGTACGGTGCGCCGGATCGCGTCCCTGCACGACGCGGGCGTGGCGTGGGCGGACGCGCTCGCCCAGCTGGAGCGGGAGACCGCCGGGCTGCCCTGGATCCATGTGATCCCCAACGCCGCCGTCCTCACGGCCGGGCTGCTCTACGGCGCGGGCGACTTCACGACCACGATCGCCCTGACGGTGCGCGGCGGCCTGGACACCGACTCCAACGGCGCCACGGCCGGGTCGGTCGCGGGGGTGCTGTGCGGCGCGGCGGCCATCCCGCCGCAGTGGACCGAGCCGCTGGAGGACCGGGTGCGCAGCGCCGTCTTCGGCTTCGACGGGGCCCGCATCAGCGACCTCGCGGCGCGAACGCATCGGCTGGCGGTTGCAAGGGAGCGAAGGTGGGACGGCCACCCATCTGGCCCCGGCGGCGGCTGA
- a CDS encoding glycerate kinase, with amino-acid sequence MLIAADKFKGSLTAVEVAERVTAGLRRGAPHGGEGLRIAALPVADGGDGTVDAAVAAGFERREARVTGPLGAPVTAAYALHGTTAVVEMAEASGLRHLPKGVFAPLTATTYGSGELLRAALDAGARTIVFGVGGSATTDGGAGMLSALGARFLRADGTPVAPGGGPLRDLAAADLSGLDPRLADTETILAGDVDNPLTGPKGAAAVYGPQKGAGEDDVAALDAALAHYVRVLERAVGASAAEYALAPGAGAAGGIGFGALVGLGASFRPGIEVMLDVLGFPAALEGADLVITGEGSLDEQTLHGKAPAGVAAAARARGIEVVAVCGRLSLAPAALGNAGIRRAYALTDLEPDPTRCIAEAGPLLERTAERLAADFLG; translated from the coding sequence GTGCTGATCGCCGCGGACAAGTTCAAGGGCTCGCTCACGGCGGTGGAGGTGGCCGAGCGCGTCACGGCGGGCCTGCGCCGCGGCGCGCCCCATGGTGGCGAGGGCCTGCGGATCGCGGCGCTGCCCGTCGCCGACGGCGGGGACGGCACGGTGGACGCGGCGGTCGCGGCCGGGTTCGAACGGCGCGAGGCGCGGGTCACCGGGCCGCTGGGCGCGCCGGTGACGGCGGCGTACGCGCTGCACGGGACCACGGCCGTGGTGGAGATGGCCGAGGCGTCCGGGCTGCGCCATCTGCCGAAGGGGGTCTTCGCGCCGCTCACCGCGACCACGTACGGCAGCGGGGAGCTGCTGCGCGCGGCGCTGGACGCGGGCGCCCGCACGATCGTCTTCGGCGTGGGCGGCAGCGCCACGACGGACGGCGGCGCGGGGATGCTCAGCGCGCTGGGGGCGCGCTTCCTGCGGGCGGACGGTACCCCTGTCGCACCGGGCGGGGGCCCGCTGCGCGACCTCGCCGCGGCCGATCTGTCCGGCCTCGACCCACGCCTCGCCGACACCGAGACCATCCTGGCCGGCGACGTCGACAACCCCCTCACCGGGCCGAAGGGCGCGGCGGCGGTCTACGGCCCGCAGAAGGGCGCAGGCGAGGACGACGTGGCGGCCCTGGACGCCGCCCTCGCCCACTACGTACGCGTCCTGGAACGCGCGGTCGGGGCCTCGGCCGCCGAATACGCCCTCGCGCCCGGCGCGGGCGCGGCGGGCGGCATCGGCTTCGGCGCCCTCGTCGGCCTGGGCGCGAGCTTCCGCCCCGGCATCGAGGTGATGCTCGACGTCCTCGGCTTCCCCGCCGCGCTGGAGGGCGCGGACCTGGTGATCACGGGGGAGGGCTCACTGGACGAGCAGACCCTCCACGGCAAGGCCCCGGCGGGCGTCGCGGCGGCCGCCCGCGCGCGGGGCATCGAGGTGGTCGCGGTCTGCGGCCGCCTGTCCCTGGCCCCCGCGGCCCTGGGCAACGCGGGCATCCGCCGCGCCTACGCCCTCACCGACCTGGAACCGGACCCAACCCGCTGCATCGCCGAGGCCGGCCCCCTCCTGGAACGCACCGCGGAACGCCTGGCAGCGGACTTCCTCGGCTGA
- a CDS encoding winged helix-turn-helix transcriptional regulator yields MTAQRRFSDMAERAHRHDIYGLLCPGRAVFELLANKWTGLAITALAGGPRRFGELRRKLEGVSPKVLTQTLRRLEDNGLVVRTIYPEVPPRVEYELTELGRGALEPLAHLRTWIRANTGRFASEGPGE; encoded by the coding sequence ATGACAGCTCAGAGGCGGTTTTCCGACATGGCCGAGCGCGCGCACCGGCACGACATTTACGGGCTGCTCTGCCCGGGCCGTGCCGTCTTCGAACTGCTCGCCAACAAATGGACGGGCCTGGCCATCACCGCCCTGGCAGGCGGCCCCCGCCGCTTCGGCGAGCTCCGCCGCAAGCTGGAGGGCGTCAGCCCCAAGGTGCTCACCCAGACCCTGCGGCGCCTGGAGGACAACGGCCTGGTCGTGCGCACCATCTACCCGGAGGTCCCACCGCGTGTCGAGTACGAGCTGACCGAACTCGGCCGCGGCGCCCTGGAGCCGCTGGCCCATCTGCGCACCTGGATCCGCGCCAACACCGGCCGGTTCGCTTCCGAAGGGCCGGGGGAATGA
- a CDS encoding HpcH/HpaI aldolase/citrate lyase family protein, whose translation MTAPDRADAAAGRLRPRRSCLAVPGSNPRFLEKAQGLPADQVFLDLEDACAPLAKEDARHTIVKALNEGDWTGKTRVVRVNDWTTHWTYRDVITVVEGAGPNLDCIMLPKVQDAEAIVALDLLLTQIEKTMGFEIGRIGIEAQIENAKGLVNVDEIAGASPRLETIVFGPADFMASINMKSLVVGEQPPGYPADAYHYILMRILMAARMHDLQAIDGPYLQIRNVDGFREVAGRAAALGYDGKWVLHPGQVEAANEVFSPSQEDYDHAELILDAYDYCTSAEGGMKGSAMLGDEMIDEASRKMALVVAGKGRAAGMSRTSTFQPPEA comes from the coding sequence GCCGGCCGCCTGCGTCCGCGCCGTTCGTGCCTCGCCGTCCCCGGCTCCAATCCGCGCTTCCTGGAGAAGGCCCAGGGGCTCCCGGCCGACCAGGTCTTCCTGGACCTGGAGGACGCCTGCGCCCCGCTGGCCAAGGAGGACGCCCGGCACACCATCGTCAAGGCGCTGAACGAGGGCGACTGGACCGGTAAGACCCGGGTGGTGCGGGTCAACGACTGGACCACCCACTGGACGTACCGGGACGTCATCACGGTGGTCGAGGGCGCGGGCCCGAACCTGGACTGCATCATGCTGCCCAAGGTGCAGGACGCTGAAGCGATTGTCGCGCTGGACCTGCTGCTCACCCAGATCGAGAAGACGATGGGCTTCGAGATCGGGCGGATCGGCATCGAGGCGCAGATCGAGAACGCCAAGGGCCTGGTCAACGTGGACGAGATCGCCGGCGCCTCGCCGCGTCTGGAGACCATCGTCTTCGGCCCGGCCGACTTCATGGCGTCCATCAACATGAAGTCGCTGGTCGTGGGCGAGCAGCCGCCCGGCTATCCGGCGGACGCCTATCACTACATCCTGATGCGGATCCTGATGGCGGCCCGTATGCACGACCTCCAGGCGATCGACGGCCCGTACCTCCAGATCCGGAACGTGGACGGCTTCCGCGAGGTGGCCGGGCGCGCGGCCGCCCTCGGCTACGACGGCAAGTGGGTGCTGCACCCCGGCCAGGTGGAGGCGGCCAATGAGGTCTTCTCGCCGTCGCAGGAGGACTACGACCACGCGGAGCTGATCCTGGACGCCTATGACTACTGCACCTCGGCGGAGGGCGGTATGAAGGGTTCGGCGATGCTCGGGGACGAGATGATCGACGAGGCCAGCCGCAAGATGGCCCTGGTCGTCGCGGGCAAGGGCCGCGCCGCCGGGATGAGCCGTACGTCCACCTTCCAGCCCCCGGAGGCATGA
- a CDS encoding SIR2 family NAD-dependent protein deacylase, producing the protein MSSETTHRPLVAILSGAGISTDSGIPDYRGPQGLWRRDPEAEKLVTYEYYMTDPDIRRRSWEMRRDSKALHARPNGAHEAVARLERSGVPVRVITQNVDGLHQIAGMPARKVLELHGTARAVRCTHCEARSGMDEALERVAAGEADPACRECGGILKSATVMFGENLDPEVLTEAVAVAQACEIFIAVGTSLQVQPAASLAGLAAEHGARLIIVNAEPTPYDELADEVVREPISVALPALLDRIAAG; encoded by the coding sequence ATGAGCAGCGAGACGACGCACCGGCCGCTGGTGGCGATCCTGAGCGGGGCGGGAATCTCCACCGACTCCGGAATCCCCGACTACCGCGGTCCGCAGGGGCTGTGGCGGCGCGATCCCGAGGCCGAGAAGCTCGTGACGTACGAGTACTACATGACCGACCCCGACATCCGGCGCCGCTCCTGGGAGATGCGGCGCGACAGCAAGGCGCTGCACGCCCGGCCCAACGGGGCGCACGAGGCCGTCGCCCGGCTGGAGCGTTCGGGGGTGCCGGTGCGGGTGATCACCCAGAACGTGGACGGGCTGCACCAGATCGCCGGGATGCCCGCGCGCAAGGTGCTGGAGCTGCACGGCACCGCGCGGGCCGTGCGGTGCACCCACTGCGAGGCGCGGTCCGGGATGGACGAGGCGCTGGAGCGGGTCGCGGCGGGTGAGGCGGATCCGGCGTGCCGGGAGTGCGGCGGGATCCTGAAGTCGGCCACGGTGATGTTCGGGGAGAACCTCGATCCGGAGGTGCTGACGGAAGCGGTCGCGGTGGCGCAGGCGTGCGAGATCTTCATCGCGGTCGGTACCAGCCTCCAGGTTCAGCCCGCGGCCTCGCTCGCCGGGCTGGCCGCCGAGCATGGGGCCCGGCTGATCATCGTCAACGCGGAGCCGACGCCGTACGACGAGCTTGCGGACGAGGTCGTTCGCGAGCCCATCAGTGTGGCGCTGCCTGCTTTGCTGGACCGCATCGCCGCGGGCTGA